A genomic segment from Clostridium pasteurianum BC1 encodes:
- a CDS encoding YncE family protein has protein sequence MDATRYTPTQAPALPGAQEISINDRVYTADQDSNTVTVINPKTGTVLGTIPFGSVRMDTNADVLGAMYDGEINVHGLGFSRDGRYLNVVCVTTNSVHVIDTSTNKIIRTIYVGRAPHEGFFSPDGRYIWVAERGQDTIAIIDWRRGQIVDRIVSEDGPSKVVFSPDGRLAYVNHLRADVLDVIDVDTRQIIQRVTLPTTAGGSSDEAISPDGKEIWVGMPNSGKTVTVLNANTYRVEALLDTGLRTNHPNFVTVDGINYAYVTVGDLNQTLVYSRSTNGGPPTLVKRIHNHGNGPHGIWPSSDNTRMYVALQYSDAVDVIDTKTMTVIDTLRIGQSPMALVYVARTSSGNTANLSRQGLDMRIENLPVEMQNSTGAGTAQIRALPGIDEIVIDVRGLPANRSFTVYALRGQESTALLTATSNTYGAIPETLAFVQFFANHYDKIILRPTSV, from the coding sequence ATGGATGCTACACGCTATACACCAACGCAGGCACCAGCACTTCCCGGCGCCCAGGAGATTTCGATTAACGACCGTGTGTACACAGCTGACCAGGATTCCAACACGGTGACCGTGATCAACCCGAAGACCGGTACAGTGCTGGGTACGATCCCGTTCGGCAGTGTACGCATGGATACCAACGCAGATGTACTAGGCGCGATGTATGACGGAGAAATAAACGTCCACGGCTTGGGATTCTCTCGCGACGGACGTTACCTCAACGTGGTCTGCGTAACCACCAATTCCGTGCACGTCATCGATACTTCCACCAACAAGATCATCCGCACCATCTACGTTGGCCGCGCCCCGCACGAGGGATTCTTCTCTCCCGATGGACGCTACATTTGGGTCGCAGAGCGCGGCCAGGATACCATTGCAATCATCGACTGGCGTAGAGGACAGATCGTTGATCGAATAGTTTCGGAGGATGGCCCTTCTAAGGTGGTTTTCAGCCCGGATGGCAGACTGGCCTACGTCAATCACCTGCGGGCTGACGTTCTCGATGTCATCGACGTGGACACCCGCCAGATTATCCAAAGAGTAACGCTCCCGACCACCGCCGGAGGTTCGTCGGATGAAGCAATCTCCCCTGATGGCAAGGAGATCTGGGTGGGAATGCCGAACAGCGGCAAGACCGTTACGGTGCTCAACGCAAACACCTACCGTGTAGAAGCCCTATTGGACACCGGTCTACGGACCAACCATCCCAACTTCGTCACAGTAGATGGCATCAACTATGCCTACGTAACTGTAGGCGATTTAAATCAGACTCTGGTCTACAGCCGCTCGACCAATGGCGGCCCGCCCACGCTGGTCAAGCGCATCCATAACCACGGCAACGGCCCGCACGGCATCTGGCCCAGTTCGGATAACACCCGCATGTACGTTGCTCTGCAGTACTCTGATGCCGTTGATGTGATTGATACCAAAACCATGACAGTGATTGATACCCTGCGCATCGGACAGTCTCCTATGGCGCTGGTCTACGTCGCTCGCACTAGTTCCGGAAACACCGCGAATCTGAGCCGTCAGGGTCTCGATATGCGGATCGAGAACCTCCCCGTTGAGATGCAAAACTCTACGGGAGCGGGAACAGCTCAGATACGAGCCCTTCCCGGAATCGATGAGATCGTCATCGACGTACGAGGCCTTCCCGCTAACCGTTCATTTACCGTGTACGCCTTACGTGGACAAGAGAGCACTGCGTTGTTGACGGCGACTAGTAACACTTACGGAGCAATACCAGAAACACTAGCTTTTGTCCAATTCTTCGCTAACCATTACGACAAAATCATCTTACGTCCCACCTCGGTCTAA
- a CDS encoding IS3 family transposase (programmed frameshift), whose product MGNKREFSVEYKKEIIKLVTEQGKKVTQVAKDIGVSEVSVRRWIKQYGIHGEDAFPGKGKLRPEDEEIRRMKKKMADLEEENAILKKANNHLHKAREIRYKFIKDHSSKFHVEKMCNVLDIKRSSYYAWLKRPQPRRKKEDSMLAIEIRRIHRESGGTYGFRRITAQLNKEGVACGKNRVCRLMKQNHIFSKLKRKYKATTYSNHNFNVAPNLLKQDFTVDKPNKVYVGDITYIDTHEGWLYLATVVDLFNREIVGWSMDATMTRKLVIDAFNSAINKEHPKEGLIFHSDRGVQYASYDYQDMLKNNDFVQSMSAKGCCYDNACAESFFSSLKKDKLYGRSFKTRDEAKIAVVEYIELFYNSRRLHSTLEYKSPKEYKRDYYLKLKDAA is encoded by the exons ATGGGAAACAAGAGAGAATTTTCAGTAGAGTATAAAAAAGAAATAATTAAGCTTGTTACAGAACAAGGAAAGAAAGTAACTCAAGTAGCAAAAGACATAGGTGTTAGTGAGGTTTCAGTTAGAAGATGGATAAAGCAATATGGAATTCATGGAGAAGACGCTTTTCCTGGTAAGGGTAAATTAAGACCGGAAGATGAAGAAATAAGACGAATGAAAAAGAAAATGGCAGACCTCGAAGAAGAAAACGCTATATTAAAAAAAGCTA ATAACCATCTTCACAAAGCCCGTGAAATAAGATACAAGTTCATAAAAGATCACAGCTCCAAATTTCACGTGGAGAAGATGTGTAATGTATTAGATATTAAAAGGAGCTCTTACTATGCTTGGTTAAAAAGACCACAACCTCGCAGGAAAAAAGAAGATTCTATGCTTGCTATAGAAATAAGAAGAATTCACAGAGAATCAGGAGGTACCTACGGCTTTCGCCGAATTACAGCACAATTAAATAAAGAAGGCGTAGCCTGTGGAAAAAATAGAGTTTGCAGATTGATGAAGCAAAATCATATATTTAGTAAACTTAAAAGAAAATACAAGGCAACTACTTATTCAAATCATAATTTTAATGTAGCTCCTAATTTGTTAAAACAAGATTTTACAGTTGATAAACCAAATAAAGTCTATGTAGGTGATATAACTTATATAGATACGCATGAAGGATGGCTCTATCTTGCTACTGTCGTAGATTTATTTAATAGAGAAATAGTTGGATGGTCCATGGATGCTACTATGACTAGAAAATTAGTTATTGATGCATTTAACTCTGCTATTAATAAAGAACATCCTAAGGAAGGATTGATATTTCACTCTGACAGAGGTGTCCAGTATGCCTCCTATGATTATCAAGATATGTTAAAAAATAATGATTTTGTTCAAAGTATGAGTGCTAAAGGATGTTGTTATGACAATGCCTGTGCTGAATCTTTTTTCTCTTCTCTGAAGAAAGATAAGCTATATGGACGTAGCTTTAAAACCAGAGATGAAGCTAAAATAGCAGTAGTTGAATATATAGAATTATTTTATAACTCAAGAAGATTGCATTCAACATTAGAATATAAGTCACCTAAAGAATATAAAAGAGATTATTACCTAAAATTAAAAGATGCTGCATAA
- a CDS encoding lactonase family protein, with amino-acid sequence MYSVRNCLPIGMVYVMTNSANKNEIAAFHRVQNGALSPMGFYDTYGLGSGPNKVSPATPDHADPLTSQGSLVLSRDRHFLFAVNAGSHSISSFMVTAGGELILVEVVPSGGLQPNSLTVYEDLLYVSNVGSKENGYQSNITGFRIGNRGQLARIPGSTRKLSTINAQPSCVLFSPNGYQLVVSELTTNRLSVFHVKNDGTLSGPQLNNSNGTNPFGSCFLSSGLLLVAEASGAMSSYAVIPDGELRVISGSVSDRQMLTCWVSPTRDGRYAYTSNTASGTVTTYRINMNGTLNAIGSIRSTAGGMAMGEPIDNGVSWDGLNFYVLNGSQGSISVFYIGENGQLMLLQVADHMGLPTFGTQGLAVI; translated from the coding sequence ATGTATTCAGTTAGAAATTGCCTTCCCATAGGAATGGTCTATGTCATGACGAATTCGGCTAATAAAAATGAGATAGCCGCTTTTCACAGGGTCCAGAACGGCGCATTGTCACCTATGGGTTTTTACGACACATATGGCTTAGGTTCCGGCCCAAACAAAGTTTCCCCCGCAACACCAGATCACGCTGATCCGCTGACATCGCAAGGGTCGCTCGTCCTATCCCGAGACAGGCATTTTCTCTTTGCTGTAAATGCCGGCAGCCATAGTATTTCAAGCTTTATGGTCACAGCTGGCGGAGAACTGATTCTTGTCGAAGTTGTACCTTCTGGCGGATTGCAGCCCAACAGCCTGACTGTATATGAAGATCTGCTGTATGTCTCCAACGTTGGAAGCAAAGAAAATGGTTATCAATCTAACATCACCGGTTTTCGCATTGGTAACAGGGGGCAACTTGCCAGAATACCCGGCTCTACACGAAAACTTAGCACAATCAACGCGCAGCCGTCGTGCGTACTGTTCAGCCCAAACGGCTATCAGCTTGTAGTTTCAGAACTCACCACCAACCGTTTAAGCGTATTTCATGTGAAAAACGACGGTACTTTATCCGGACCCCAACTCAATAATTCCAACGGTACAAATCCGTTCGGCTCATGTTTTCTCTCATCTGGGCTATTACTGGTCGCGGAAGCCTCTGGCGCAATGTCCTCTTATGCCGTTATCCCGGACGGAGAACTTCGCGTAATCAGCGGTTCTGTCTCTGATAGGCAGATGCTTACTTGCTGGGTATCTCCCACGCGGGACGGGCGGTATGCTTATACTTCAAATACCGCAAGCGGTACTGTAACCACATATCGCATTAACATGAACGGAACGCTGAATGCTATTGGGAGCATCCGTAGCACAGCCGGGGGAATGGCAATGGGAGAACCTATAGACAACGGCGTAAGCTGGGATGGACTCAACTTCTATGTTCTGAACGGAAGCCAAGGTTCGATCTCCGTATTCTATATTGGCGAGAATGGGCAACTCATGTTACTGCAAGTTGCAGATCATATGGGCCTGCCTACCTTTGGCACCCAAGGTTTAGCAGTTATCTGA
- the rlmH gene encoding 23S rRNA (pseudouridine(1915)-N(3))-methyltransferase RlmH has translation MNITLITVGKIKEKYLRDAIDEYRKRLSRYCKLDIVEIQDGKTPDNASLKEEESIKDKEGEGILKYVKDNMYVVALDLKGKMLSSEELSDFVKDLGIKGESNMAFVIGGSLGLSSAVLNRANYKLCFSKMTFPHQLMRVILLEQIYRGFRIMKGEPYHK, from the coding sequence GTGAATATAACTCTAATTACAGTAGGAAAAATAAAAGAAAAATATCTTAGAGATGCCATAGATGAATATAGGAAAAGGCTTTCTAGATATTGCAAACTAGATATAGTAGAAATTCAAGACGGAAAGACTCCCGATAATGCATCCTTAAAGGAAGAAGAAAGCATAAAGGATAAAGAGGGAGAAGGCATATTAAAATATGTGAAGGATAATATGTATGTGGTGGCATTGGACTTGAAGGGAAAAATGTTATCTTCCGAGGAATTATCTGATTTTGTTAAAGACCTAGGCATAAAGGGAGAAAGTAACATGGCATTTGTTATCGGTGGATCACTGGGTTTATCCTCAGCAGTTTTAAATAGAGCAAATTATAAGCTGTGTTTTTCTAAGATGACATTTCCACATCAGTTAATGAGAGTTATATTGCTGGAACAGATTTATAGAGGGTTTAGGATTATGAAGGGTGAACCGTATCATAAGTAA
- a CDS encoding pentapeptide repeat-containing protein, with the protein MKYPYENKNNPILSFSDMSRHNLQADCENCFGFCCVALYFSASEGFPVDKDAGKPCINLQSDFRCSVHKSLRKLGLKGCIAYDCFGAGQKVAQVTYGGHDWRQVPKSAKQMYEVFLIMRQIHEMLWYLAESLTLQQTCHIQGELSSMLNETERLTLLSPDSLIELDVAAHRGDVNTLLLQTSELVRSEVQPGQKTSSRHQKTLGRGLDLIGANLRKNDLRGANLRGAYLIAADLRGVDLSGADLIGADLRDADLRGANLTHSIFLTQAQINTAKGDSDTKLPISLTRPIYWSK; encoded by the coding sequence ATGAAATATCCATATGAAAACAAGAACAATCCAATATTATCTTTTTCTGACATGAGTCGCCACAATCTGCAAGCTGACTGCGAAAACTGTTTCGGCTTTTGTTGTGTTGCACTGTACTTTTCAGCTTCGGAAGGCTTCCCTGTGGACAAAGATGCTGGTAAGCCTTGTATTAACCTACAATCAGACTTTCGCTGCAGCGTTCACAAAAGTCTCAGGAAGCTGGGGCTTAAAGGTTGCATTGCCTATGACTGTTTTGGTGCGGGACAAAAGGTTGCCCAAGTCACCTATGGTGGACATGACTGGCGGCAAGTTCCAAAATCCGCGAAGCAAATGTATGAGGTCTTCCTGATTATGCGGCAAATCCATGAAATGCTCTGGTATCTGGCAGAATCACTCACGCTGCAACAGACCTGTCATATCCAAGGTGAACTCAGCTCCATGCTCAATGAGACTGAACGACTCACTCTCCTAAGCCCTGACTCTCTCATAGAACTAGATGTGGCAGCACACCGAGGAGATGTTAATACTCTACTTCTACAGACCAGCGAACTAGTGCGAAGCGAAGTCCAACCTGGGCAGAAGACTTCTTCAAGGCACCAAAAGACTCTTGGTCGAGGACTAGACCTTATTGGTGCAAACCTCAGAAAAAACGATCTTAGAGGTGCAAATTTGAGAGGAGCCTATCTTATTGCGGCTGATCTCAGAGGCGTGGATTTGAGTGGGGCTGATCTCATCGGAGCTGATTTGCGAGATGCTGACCTTAGAGGAGCTAACCTCACCCATAGTATCTTTCTCACTCAAGCCCAGATTAACACGGCGAAAGGTGATTCTGACACAAAGTTACCCATATCACTTACTCGACCAATATACTGGTCAAAATGA
- a CDS encoding pyridoxal phosphate-dependent aminotransferase has product MPKISERLNGFTESVIRKMTRISNKYGAINLSQGFPDFDPPKEIKEALVKVAEEGPHQYEITWGSQKLREALAKKQTKFMGISIDPNKEIVVTCGSTEAMMVSMMTACDPGDKVIVFSPFYENYGADAILCGAVPIYVPLKPPEFNFDKEELIRAFKQKPKAIILCNPSNPTGKVFTIEELQFIGNLAKEYDTFVITDEVYEHIVMKPYKHNYMAALPGMFERTISCSSLSKTYAITGWRIGYVIAPEGIIENAKKVHDFLTVGAAAPLQAAVLAGLNLPDEYYESLRELYTKKRELFLKGLDEAGLKYTKPEGAYYVMVDISEFTNGSDMEFCEWLAKEVGVAAVPGSSFFKEDVNNYIRFHFAKKDETLIEAVKRLATLREKAKSRKI; this is encoded by the coding sequence ATGCCAAAAATAAGTGAAAGATTGAATGGTTTTACAGAATCCGTTATTCGTAAAATGACGAGAATATCAAATAAATATGGTGCTATAAATTTATCACAGGGATTTCCCGATTTTGATCCACCAAAGGAAATTAAAGAGGCTCTTGTAAAAGTAGCGGAAGAAGGGCCACATCAATATGAAATTACCTGGGGTTCACAAAAATTAAGAGAAGCATTGGCAAAAAAACAAACAAAATTTATGGGTATTTCAATAGATCCAAATAAAGAGATAGTTGTTACCTGTGGAAGTACTGAAGCAATGATGGTTTCAATGATGACAGCTTGTGATCCAGGAGATAAAGTTATAGTATTCTCTCCTTTCTATGAAAACTATGGAGCAGATGCTATTCTATGTGGGGCAGTGCCTATATATGTTCCCTTAAAACCACCAGAATTTAATTTTGATAAAGAAGAACTTATAAGGGCATTTAAGCAAAAACCAAAGGCAATCATATTGTGTAATCCATCTAATCCAACAGGAAAGGTTTTTACCATAGAGGAACTTCAGTTTATTGGGAACCTAGCTAAAGAATATGATACTTTTGTAATTACAGACGAAGTATATGAACACATAGTTATGAAACCTTATAAACATAATTACATGGCAGCATTACCAGGAATGTTTGAACGTACAATTTCCTGCAGCTCACTATCTAAAACCTATGCCATAACAGGCTGGAGAATCGGATATGTTATTGCTCCAGAAGGCATAATTGAAAATGCTAAAAAGGTCCATGACTTTTTAACCGTTGGAGCAGCAGCACCACTTCAAGCAGCGGTTTTAGCAGGGCTTAATTTACCCGATGAATATTATGAATCTCTAAGAGAATTGTATACTAAGAAAAGGGAGCTTTTCCTTAAAGGACTTGATGAAGCAGGACTAAAGTATACAAAACCTGAAGGTGCATATTATGTCATGGTAGATATATCGGAATTTACTAATGGCAGCGACATGGAATTCTGTGAATGGCTAGCAAAAGAAGTGGGAGTAGCAGCAGTGCCTGGTTCAAGCTTTTTTAAAGAGGATGTAAATAACTACATAAGATTTCATTTTGCAAAGAAGGATGAGACTTTAATTGAAGCTGTTAAAAGATTAGCAACTCTTAGAGAAAAGGCAAAGAGTAGAAAAATTTAG
- a CDS encoding SEC-C metal-binding domain-containing protein: MSLYKNWTDMVVEYVKTRGEAAFWQEYGAIETKVYTKVLANHDKHIDGKIEDLAKEFEIDNIFFMGFLDGINDSLTEPLDLEKLSEDDNIVINIDFEKLYFNMLEAKADYLYELPQWEGIFSKEKRKEIHNNWKNSKTVVNTNKVGRNEPCPCGSGKKYKQCCGQN, encoded by the coding sequence ATGAGTTTATATAAAAATTGGACAGATATGGTAGTGGAGTATGTAAAAACTAGAGGGGAAGCAGCTTTTTGGCAGGAATATGGGGCTATTGAAACAAAAGTATATACAAAGGTATTAGCTAATCATGACAAACATATAGATGGAAAAATTGAAGATTTGGCAAAAGAATTTGAAATTGATAATATTTTTTTCATGGGCTTTTTAGATGGAATAAATGATAGTTTGACTGAACCATTGGATTTAGAGAAACTTAGTGAAGATGATAATATAGTAATAAATATAGATTTCGAAAAATTGTATTTTAATATGCTGGAAGCAAAGGCAGACTATTTATACGAGCTTCCTCAATGGGAAGGAATTTTTTCAAAGGAAAAGAGAAAAGAAATACATAACAATTGGAAAAATTCAAAAACTGTAGTGAATACAAATAAAGTCGGCAGAAATGAACCATGTCCTTGTGGCAGCGGTAAAAAATATAAGCAGTGCTGCGGTCAAAACTAG
- a CDS encoding CxxH/CxxC protein: MEEEKSKYFCEEHLDRAFDDYLVDNEEFPDVIEVTEHKCDYCEKQAKYKLGR, translated from the coding sequence TTGGAAGAAGAAAAAAGTAAATATTTTTGTGAAGAGCATTTAGATAGGGCTTTTGACGACTATCTTGTAGATAATGAAGAATTTCCAGATGTAATTGAAGTAACAGAACATAAATGTGATTATTGTGAAAAACAGGCTAAATATAAATTAGGTAGATAA
- a CDS encoding GerMN domain-containing protein, with product MKKVLGSSMGVVLVCSSLMLSSCSLSSDKANEKLNSKVENVKLYKENGQALDLNLYFDASQSEKKAEIGEEERLIKKDELIGELIVNELIKGPGLESKLKPILPKSTKLLSFSINNDIAFINLSGDARVPMTPVKEEAVLKSLVTSLEQLSSVKKIKIQIDNKDTDTLGGNFDISKPFGEDDIIGRRKK from the coding sequence ATGAAAAAAGTATTAGGTTCTAGTATGGGTGTTGTATTGGTATGTTCTAGTTTAATGTTGAGTTCCTGTTCATTAAGTAGTGATAAAGCTAATGAAAAATTAAACAGCAAAGTAGAAAATGTGAAGCTATATAAGGAAAATGGGCAGGCACTGGATTTAAATTTATATTTTGATGCATCACAAAGCGAAAAGAAAGCGGAGATAGGTGAAGAGGAAAGATTAATTAAAAAGGATGAACTTATAGGAGAACTGATTGTTAACGAACTTATAAAAGGACCGGGCTTAGAAAGTAAGTTAAAACCTATTCTACCTAAGAGTACTAAGCTTTTAAGTTTTTCTATAAATAATGATATTGCGTTTATAAATCTCAGCGGCGATGCCAGGGTTCCTATGACCCCAGTTAAGGAAGAGGCGGTATTAAAGAGTTTGGTAACATCTTTAGAACAGCTATCCTCTGTAAAAAAGATAAAAATACAAATTGACAATAAAGATACAGATACCCTTGGTGGGAATTTTGATATATCAAAGCCTTTTGGAGAGGATGATATAATTGGAAGAAGAAAAAAGTAA
- a CDS encoding MBL fold metallo-hydrolase, which produces MKFCSLYSGSSGNSIFIASENAKILIDAGLPGKHIEEALAKIGENPKNIDCIFVTHEHIDHVKGVGVLSRKYDIPVYANEPTWKGMFKSVGKIKEHNIKIMDKNNVCIKDLDVVGYDIPHDAAKPTGYSVICKGKKVCVATDLGYFSEQVKEQLVDAEVILLESNHDVEMLKFGPYPYNLKRRILSNIGHLSNEDCGKAIMDIMGYKRKKIILGHLSKTNNYPELAFKTVVNVLNDAGIKIEKDIEITMAKRDMPSGYTEF; this is translated from the coding sequence ATGAAATTTTGTTCACTTTACAGTGGGAGTAGTGGTAACAGTATATTTATTGCATCTGAAAATGCGAAAATATTAATAGATGCAGGTCTTCCGGGAAAGCATATAGAAGAGGCACTAGCTAAAATAGGAGAAAACCCTAAAAATATAGATTGTATATTTGTTACCCATGAACATATAGATCATGTAAAGGGAGTAGGTGTACTTTCAAGAAAGTATGATATACCTGTGTATGCTAATGAACCTACATGGAAGGGCATGTTTAAAAGTGTTGGGAAAATAAAAGAGCACAACATTAAAATTATGGATAAAAATAATGTATGCATTAAAGATTTAGATGTAGTAGGCTACGATATACCTCATGATGCAGCAAAGCCTACAGGCTATTCTGTAATCTGTAAGGGCAAAAAAGTGTGTGTAGCTACGGACCTAGGATATTTTTCGGAGCAAGTAAAAGAACAGCTTGTGGATGCAGAGGTAATACTTTTGGAAAGTAATCATGATGTAGAAATGCTTAAATTTGGACCATACCCATATAATTTAAAGCGGAGAATACTAAGCAATATAGGTCATTTGTCAAATGAGGATTGTGGAAAAGCTATTATGGATATAATGGGTTATAAAAGGAAAAAAATTATTTTAGGACATTTGAGTAAAACAAATAATTATCCAGAGTTGGCCTTTAAGACCGTAGTAAATGTGTTGAATGATGCTGGTATAAAAATAGAAAAAGATATAGAAATAACTATGGCAAAAAGAGATATGCCAAGTGGGTATACTGAATTCTAG
- a CDS encoding UDP-N-acetylglucosamine 1-carboxyvinyltransferase, producing MDKLIIKGGKELFGSVEIGGAKNAAVAILPAAIMASKDICVIDNIPEIEDIQCEERIIESLGCKITRVKNSVTIDSTMLKNVNANTDDVRKMRASYYLIGALLGRFKKAAVELPGGCPIGVRPIDQHIKGFEALGANVNIEHGTITVEADRLIGTNIYFDVVSVGATINVMLAATLAEGTTVLENAAKEPHVVDVANFLNTMGANIKGAGTDVIRVVGVEELTGCNYSVIPDQIEAGTYMVAAAACGGSVTINNVIPKHLESISAKLVEMGAEVIELDDSVTVKSNKILRGVNIKTLPYPGFPTDVQQPMSTLLCVSEGRSIINESIFECRFKHIDELKKMGASIKVEGRIAIIDGVKKLTGAVVKASDLRAGAAMVIAGLIAEGTTEVTSIEHIDRGYPHIENKFKALGADIIRVPIK from the coding sequence ATGGACAAATTAATTATAAAAGGCGGTAAAGAGCTTTTTGGAAGTGTAGAAATAGGTGGGGCTAAAAATGCGGCAGTAGCAATTCTTCCTGCAGCTATTATGGCTAGTAAAGATATATGTGTAATAGATAATATCCCTGAAATAGAAGATATTCAATGCGAAGAGAGAATTATTGAAAGTCTTGGATGCAAAATTACTCGAGTTAAAAACTCAGTTACTATAGATAGTACTATGTTGAAAAATGTGAATGCAAATACTGATGATGTGAGGAAAATGAGAGCTTCTTATTATCTAATAGGAGCACTTCTTGGAAGGTTTAAAAAGGCAGCGGTGGAACTTCCAGGGGGATGTCCTATAGGTGTTAGACCCATTGATCAGCATATAAAAGGATTTGAAGCACTAGGTGCCAATGTTAATATTGAGCATGGTACAATAACTGTGGAGGCAGATAGACTTATAGGAACAAATATATATTTTGATGTTGTAAGTGTAGGTGCAACCATAAATGTTATGCTTGCAGCAACTCTGGCTGAAGGAACTACAGTGCTTGAAAATGCGGCTAAAGAACCACATGTTGTGGATGTAGCTAATTTCTTAAATACTATGGGAGCTAATATAAAAGGTGCGGGAACAGATGTCATAAGAGTAGTAGGGGTTGAAGAACTTACAGGATGTAATTATAGCGTTATTCCAGATCAAATTGAAGCAGGTACATATATGGTTGCAGCAGCAGCTTGTGGAGGCTCTGTAACTATAAATAATGTTATACCTAAACATCTTGAATCTATATCAGCAAAGCTTGTAGAGATGGGTGCAGAAGTTATTGAACTTGATGATTCTGTCACTGTTAAGTCAAATAAAATTTTAAGAGGTGTAAACATAAAAACTCTTCCTTATCCTGGGTTTCCAACAGATGTGCAGCAGCCTATGAGTACACTTTTATGTGTTTCAGAGGGAAGAAGTATAATAAATGAAAGTATATTTGAGTGTAGATTTAAGCATATAGATGAGCTTAAGAAGATGGGAGCTTCCATAAAGGTTGAGGGGAGAATTGCTATAATAGATGGCGTTAAAAAGTTAACAGGAGCTGTGGTTAAAGCAAGTGATTTGAGAGCAGGTGCAGCTATGGTTATTGCAGGTCTAATTGCTGAAGGTACTACAGAGGTTACTTCCATAGAACATATTGATAGAGGGTATCCTCATATAGAAAATAAATTTAAAGCCTTAGGGGCCGATATAATAAGAGTACCTATAAAATAG